The genomic stretch ATCTTTTCACTTCCGGCAGCAAGGCTTGTCTGCAAGAGAGCTGCTGCATTACAAAAGGAAGTAATTCCATTAATCGTACAGGTGCTTAAGCCCTTTTTCTTAAGGCGTTCCTCCAGATAACCATAGGTGGAATATACCGTTGGATCACCCAGGGTAAGAAAAGCAACACTAATACCTCTTTCCAAATATTCCTCTACCTTAATAGCACAAGCATCATGGCTTTGCTTCTGTAATTCCTTATCCATGGTCATCGGCATGGGCAGATAAAGGATTTCTTTCTCCTTAAGCTCCGGTATGGCTTCTGCTCCTATCCTATAGGATACACAATCTTCTTTCTTTTCGGCAGGTAAGGCGATAACCGGACACTCCTTTATAATTCTTACCGCCTTTAGTGTAAGCAGTTCCGGATCCCCTGGCCCTACACCAATGCCATAAAATACAGCTGTATCTTTCTCCATCTTTTCTGCCTCCTCTTTTATAAACGAATTGCTGCTTTTGCATGTTCTGCAAAGATTTCCTGTATTCCTTTGTATTCACCTAACCCCTTTAAGATACATTCCACTTCAAAACCCTCCTGTAAGAGCATCTCCTTCCAGGAATCCTCCTCACCTGCCATATCGTTGGCGGCATGATCGCCTGATACCACCATAAAGGGAGCAAGACAGACACCTTTATACCCTTTCGCCTTTAATCTTGGAAGAATGGTTTCAAGAGAAGGATACGCCTCTACCGTTCCCACATAAACATGCTCATAGCCTTTGTCCCTAAATACATATTCCAAGGCCGCATAGGAGCTGTTCGTATAATGACTTGTCCCATGCCCCATAAATATCAGGGCTTTCTCTGCACTTCCGGTATCCATTTCTTCTGCTACTTCTTCTACTGCCTTCCGATAATCCTCTGTACTGCTAAGGAGAGGGTTTCCAACCTTTATGGATACAAATTCCTGTGCCTTCGTTCTTATATCCTCAATCATACGGTCATTTTCTACCCCATGGAGAATATGAGTAGGCTGTACGATAACCTCACTGATACCGTCCTCCGCCATCTGTTTTAAGGCCTGGGCTACTGTAAATATCTCCATCCCATCCCTCTCTTTCAGAATTCTGATAATCATTTTGCTGGTAAATGCACGGTAAAGCACATAGCCCGGAAAAGTTTCCGATAATTTTTCTTCTATCTTGACGATTGTTTTTTCCAAAGTGTTTAAATGACTGGTTCCAAAACTTACAACCAGCAAGCCTTTCTTCTGCATAATCTGCTCCTATCTGTGTGATTCATTAATATCTATGTTTCAATAATATCTATATTTCATTAATTTCTATATTTCATTAATATCTATGTTTCAATAATATCTATATATTTCAGTCTGTCAGATAACCTTCCAGTTCTTTCAGATTTCTTGGTACAGGAAGGGTTTCTTTTAGAATTTTTTTCTCAATTAATTTATTGAACAATGTTATGACCTCCGGCTGACTAAGGTTGGTTTCCTTTAGCAGTTCCTCCTCCTGGAAGATATCTGCCGGATTTCCTTCTCTTATGATATTTCCGTCTTTCAGCATTACGATTCTGTCAGCCCATTTCAGGGCAAAGTTCATATCATGGGTTGCCACTATAACAGTTATGCCTTTCTCCGGAAGTTCCTCCAATTTTTCATTTAATAGCTTCGTATGTAATGGATCCAAGGCTGATACCGGTTCATCCATAATCAATATCTCCGGTTCCATGACCAATATGTCAGCTAAAGCTACCTGCTTTTTCTGTCCTCC from Anaerocolumna sp. AGMB13020 encodes the following:
- the cobI gene encoding precorrin-2 C(20)-methyltransferase codes for the protein MEKDTAVFYGIGVGPGDPELLTLKAVRIIKECPVIALPAEKKEDCVSYRIGAEAIPELKEKEILYLPMPMTMDKELQKQSHDACAIKVEEYLERGISVAFLTLGDPTVYSTYGYLEERLKKKGLSTCTINGITSFCNAAALLQTSLAAGSEKIHIIPGLHDVEETLRQPGTKVIMKSGRKYNELVQRIKEMGLQAMMAENCGMAEERIYERIEDFPAEAGYFTLIIIKE
- a CDS encoding sirohydrochlorin cobaltochelatase, producing MQKKGLLVVSFGTSHLNTLEKTIVKIEEKLSETFPGYVLYRAFTSKMIIRILKERDGMEIFTVAQALKQMAEDGISEVIVQPTHILHGVENDRMIEDIRTKAQEFVSIKVGNPLLSSTEDYRKAVEEVAEEMDTGSAEKALIFMGHGTSHYTNSSYAALEYVFRDKGYEHVYVGTVEAYPSLETILPRLKAKGYKGVCLAPFMVVSGDHAANDMAGEEDSWKEMLLQEGFEVECILKGLGEYKGIQEIFAEHAKAAIRL